One stretch of Daphnia pulicaria isolate SC F1-1A chromosome 6, SC_F0-13Bv2, whole genome shotgun sequence DNA includes these proteins:
- the LOC124341870 gene encoding coiled-coil domain-containing protein 22 homolog: protein MPPSVLTRTFYTQRILSIVANVKKQNEEMHRVLEDVKSVQREINSIQGKVERTFTVTDVIIFRMAKSDETARRIYKYLISLQTDCSDIQKLVKESGNLSREIKDLEDQAEIELRKNIATKIRRLQSDLEQIRTENQILEERVGTKI, encoded by the exons ATGCCACCTTCAGTACTAACAAG aacaTTTTATACTCAAAGAATACTGAGTATCGTAGCCAacgtcaaaaaacaaaatgaagaaatgcaTCGGGTGCTTGAAGATGTAAAAAGTGTGCAGCGTGAAATCAATTCAATACAGGGAAAAGTTGAGCGTACGTTTACCGTTACGgatgtaattatttttcgg atgGCCAAATCGGATGAGACTGCCCGGCGTATTTACAagtatttgatttcattgcaAACTGATTGCTCTGACATCCAAAAATTAGTGAAAGAATCTGGCAACTTGTCACGAGAGATAAAGGATTTAGAAGATCAA GCGGAGATCGAATTACGTAAGAATATTGCTACAAAAATTAGGCGACTGCAAAGTGACCTCGAACAGATACGGACGGAAAATCAGATTTTAGAAGAACGAGTCGGtactaaaatttaa